The Montipora foliosa isolate CH-2021 chromosome 10, ASM3666993v2, whole genome shotgun sequence genomic sequence tcaattttcaattttcggcTCTCTGACATCAATAAAGACTCTTCCTATTTCGGAGTTAGTACATGAATGGTTGACCATCCGGTAGTTGTACGTGGgcttcaatcaatcaatctttatttcAACACGTAACATCGGTGAGCCTGAAAAAGGCTCGTTGCAAAATGTACGtgcataataaaaattatatataagcTGATtgataatggtaattgaaccgCCGGAGTGGAGTACAATTTAGTCTGAAATcatggtcaatttacattatcaactccgttgataaaaccagattTTTGCGTACTACTTtcccaccaacgcagcaccacagtttctttagaaactacctccTTTATTCATTAGCTAGCAAATACATTGCAGTGACGCACTTCCAGGCCCAGCTTAAGTCCATTGAGCTTGATAACGAAATTCTTTAGATCAGAGTCTCCCCCAACGTAAGGTAGATGGTTCCAGAGTCTGCATCAGTGCAATATATGAAGAGGATTTGTGCTTGAAGGAAGTATTAGGGGCCGGTTGATTAAATCTGCTACCAATTCCACTTATGGGTAATTAGGATGACGTAATTGTGGGACACTATTCATATCGTGGTCGTTGCCATAAGTGGgctgagtttgtgttggttctcgaCCCTCCTCCAAGGATTTTTCTCCGTTGTTTTCCTGTTTCCCTCCTTTACCAAGACTCTGCGGCTTGTTCTCCCTTTGAGGGCCGTATGGCAAAGCCGAACACTAAGTTGTAAAAACGTGTCTCTCGATAAAAGAAAACGTTAAGTAAACCTTTTACGATGTTTTTCAGATAACAAATTTAAATTCTTGCATGCATCGCTTTTCCGTTTTCTTTACTCTTTACTTAATGACGAAAGTCTGTTCCCGCAACTCGAGTATTAGGGAGTATTCCACATTTCCTTTAGGAAGCGTTCAAATAATTTATGGGGTTAGGGGCTTTGAGAATTtgtatagacctctttcatactGGCGGCcaattaaaatattcttttgttttaatgctaataagcctttctagcctcgccaGAATagatatttgtttcaaaacgagggcagtagttCTAATTAACATACGAGtatacaaaataatgtaaaagtggtcgccatttgtCAGGGGcaacccaacgagaatatagttcaaaaccacttaaacatagcattgttaaacgtattttagtatttaaacggtagatataggcatatttttatctcctaaacatttttcatctgttcggatttcctagctgaaagtctagtgattcgaaaattatagggatcaaaacttacctttcgaaaatttcagccggaaaaaagctcccgaaaattctaggtgaccttttaaggGTAAATTATACCACTTCTTTGATGTTCGAAAAGCcaaggagaggcaggcaagcaagaaattttacaacaaatattccgaaaattctagatctcaaatcgtcttccgaacagatattttccgaaaattgacgttgggtgcccctgatttatgaaagtggtctatcaGGCAGACATTTCCAGTTTTTTAGGACGGATAGATCCTTCGGTTTTTTTGGCTTAGCCAGGTCTAAGGACCTTCATACCAGTGTAAGACAACTTCCCATGTCTGAAAAATCATCGCCTTTCTGTTACCCTTTAGGAAACTTAATTTAGCATacctttaatttctttctttttagcaCTTCCTGTTCGATGATATTAACATAGACACGCACGTATAAATCTCAGAGGGTTTAATCCTCGGTCTAGTTCGTGAGATTTCTCATTATCGCGACGGTTTGCTGTGGCGAAAGAACACTGACTACATACAGTATTCACATTTTTTTGCCGTGCTTATACCTCGGTCACTAAAAACCGTAAGTAGGTAATTTTTTGCTGATAGGTGCTACAGTAACTGATAGAATTATACACTTTTTTCCAAGACGTATTAGAATCTCTcttcaattccacgcacgaacCGTCGTTAGATTACCGCTAGCATAACTGAACATCTCCGTTCCCCTCGGCAgtatttctaccatttaggtaaactagttataCACTTTTTTCTGAGACACACCTCCATCAAAATGTTTGCCGATGACATAAAAGTGTAGGAAGAACTTTGCAACCACAAAAGGTTCACTAGAACTCTACGGATTGTTCGGCTAACTGGTCAAACGATTGGCCCTTTCGATTTAACCCTGAGAAATGAAAATGATATGCATTAAAGCCATAGTGGTAACAAGTCACTCCGCTGCTAAGGACGGAATTGGCCAACTGTAAGAGAAAACAATTCATCCCCTGTGTAGGATGTTATAAAACCAAAGACAatttaagggcgcgttcgattgaccgtattccggaataagaatacatggaatataagttagaaatccttcgtttttacgaagattcacatcaaaattatcaaacacttgctaaaatgctattttaaacatatttttattatccttacTGCTTCGAAACgcaccaaacataccgttttcatcaccactccacgtattcttattccggaatagggtcaatcgaacgcaccctaaaattTGACGATTTCCTTGGACTTGCTATCATATCATTGTTTCAAATTATTTGTGAAAAATGCAAAGAGTAAtcgttttaaattttattttattttttatattgttaCGACTGAAGTAGGCTCAGTCTCCAGCCGTGGGTGTCTCGGTGCGCCCGCGTTCCTCCCCACCAccaagtggttcagcgttgtctgtactcttatcgacaacgatattcgtcatcacagtggtcaaaatttgttgtggacccacgaggcgcagccgtgggatgacgaatattgttgtcgataagagtacagacaacgctgaaccacttttgatttgttaCTTATACCAGATTAAGTGAAACGGTTCAAACATATGTTTTAATACAAGAGATAGATGGAAATGATGTATTTACACAAAGAGGtgaattattataaaaatattcACACAGCATTTTTACAGGTTTTCATTTGGTCTAACTTGATCCTACAAGCAGAAAGGCTTGCTCGTTTTTTTTCCCCTTGTCCCATTGTGCGTGATTTTTTTGTTCTCTACTTTTGCTGTGCAGGAATTCGTTTTTTGAAAAttgcccaccccccccccccccccccaaaaaaaaaaaaaaaaaaaaaaaaaaggaagaagaagaagaattaaaTGGTCCATCCCTATGAATGACTGAATGAAGGAGCCAATAACCAACCAGATGAGCGGGTGTAATCTGTGGAGCAGCGGAAACTTCTAGATATAAACAATTGTCATCGATTAAGTAACTTGTCAGCCAACATTTAGGTTTAAAAGATTTCGTTTACGAACGGTTCACATCTTGTCAGTACGCCCCGACATTCCTCTCTTAGTTATAGCTGACAAAGTGCATTTATATGGTAGCGTTCCGCATGTGCTTACTTTATCTTAATTGTTTTCAAGGTTTTCAGACTTCGCAACGTTTGCTGCGGCAACTACGTCAAATGAAGCGCCaagggaaaaagaaagagcaaaaTGGCTCTGCTAACGGTGATTCTTTACAAGTTCCGGAAAATCAAACGGTAGATAATGACGACATTCCTCTCGTATTAGTCAACAATGGAACAGAAAGCGCCGGCACGAGGAAACGGTCTCGTGCAATTAGCAGGGTATCCATGTCATCTGACGACGAAGCAACAAAAGAGAAACAAGGGGTAGGCTTTTAATTAAAGCACAGTTTGGTGTCCCAGTGTTTTGATATAAAAGCATCAATAAGCATTAtcatcacccaactagtggactaatgcaaatcctgcatttgaattggctacgctactagaggactattaataatagtcctcgagtagcgaaaagcgtgacgctttctttcgttttattcccaaataaatatttctgctcgtgcatttgctaactttgttattgccagTCCGACTCGTTGGACCCTTCGTCCTCAAGGACcacgcctcatgggctattgacccgcaGCCCTTGCGGGTTACGGGTCTAATTCTTAATCAGCAATGCATGGTATTTCTGGGTGCATTGCGATTGAGTGTATGTTGCATGCTATCGCTTCATTTGACCGATCGATGTTCACGCTGGGTACAACTTTATACTAAGATGAATAAGATGCCAATTTTGATTGAATATTGCTGTTTAATCAGTGATGTAATTAACGTGCATTTTGCTTTAAATACAGCAATGAAACTGAGCCAGATTCTTTGTGCAACAATTACGTTAATCGTTAAATTGTAAATTCTTgtataaaacaaaaatgttttctgAATTGATGTTTTGCAGGAAGAATTTCTAGGTCAAAAGTCAACCATGCTGCATCAGCTGATTTTGAATGGAAAGGTAGAAGAAATACGAAAACTCCTAACCAAGGGAACAAGTGAGATTCAGTTTGCTTCATTGTAATTCATTGGTACTCTATCATCTTCAGCCTGCTCTAAGGCTCTGAAGAGAAGAGATAACACATTAGAATTGTCTACAGCAAGGCATGGCCCACTAATTTTCTCTCTGTATATTCTTTCGATTTCGAAAAACCAATCGCAACCCACGTAGACATGGGTTGAATGGGTCAATTATTGCGCAAAAGAAAGTGCTTGTAAAAATGCAAGTGTTTCATAAATGTTAGAGTAGATTTTAAGAGGTGGATGATTATTTATCCACAAGGTAAAGCTCTGCAAGCTATGAGGAAGGAACTTGGGCCAGCTGGTCTAAGATATCAGATCGATCGATCAGATCAGGTCTGATCAGTCcactttatttcttttgatcAGTTTACGTTCTGACGCTTTCTCGACGAATTTCAATTAACAGGTGTCAATACCAGAGATAAGTCTGGTAAAACTCCTCTTCATACGGCTATCCTTTCAAAACAACACACGATTGTAGATATGCTCCTAAATCACGGAGCTGACGTCACCGTGACAGATGATGCAGGCGACACTCCCTTACATACCGCAATCTATGTTGGAAGCGAGAGACTGGTACTGGTGAGTATCGTTACAATCTGTTTCATATATGTCCTGGTTCATTGCCCGAAGTTTCCGTTGTTATGGTTGTGATTGGCATTTTTGTTAGTCTCCTTTTGCCGcagtgattgtttttttttaattcacaaGAAAATGTGTAAGCATTTTCAAAAGTCTGTATGATCAGTTCATTGCTGAAGATCTATCCGGTATGTCTTTTCAAAGAAAACGTTTCCTCTCTTGCAATAGTAGTGGTTGTTGTTGAAAGTTATTTCTCGCTATTACCGGAATCGTAATCATTTTTATGGGGATTCCCAacaatcgtcatcatcatcatcgtcatcatcatcgtcatcatcatcgtcatcatcgtcatcatcatcgtcatcatcatcgtcatcgtcgtcatcatcatcgtcatcatcatcgtcatcatcgtcatcatcatcgtcatcatcatcgtcatcctcattatcatcatcatcatcgcctCCATCGTCATCATAATCCTCCAAGGGTGGGCGCCTCAGCCAAAAAACTCCCCATCAATTTCTCGCTTTATTTCTACCCCGTGCTCCTACtcaaagttcaagttcaatttTAGCTCAAGTTTATTGTTTTGTCTCAGCACAGAGCATAGTATTTAAAGTACTTTAAAAGCTAATGGCGAGGAAGCCCAGAGGAAACCACTGGCTCCCTCAATTAATTCataaattagttaattaattaatgtatgTACGGAGTATTGACAGAAGTATACATGTCAGATTATAGGCAGAGCTACTAAACAGTGtatgaaacattaaaatatgCTATATAAACTAAAACTGTAATCTGAAGTGGTAGAATCAGCTGGAATTGCGCCCCCACAAGATCCCATTCCGGAACACTTGGTGCAATTTATTGATGTAGCTTCGTTTTTTGCAGACANNNNNNNNNNNNNNNNNNNNNNNNNNNNNNNNNNNNNNNNNNNNNNNNNNNNNNNNNNNNNNNNNNNNNNNNNNNNNNNNNNNNNNNNNNNNNNNNNNNNCTGGTGATCAGTAACGTCAATCAGTTAGATCATTAAATAAAATGCAATGCAAAGCTCACAAAAGGACCCGTGCTTTGATGGACTAGAAATACCACatttacctgtgtataagttgaccttttatggcctcaaaagaagctccaaaaatcgccctcaacttatacacgggtcaaagattttgagccaattTCCAGCTTAGTAATTtgttcaaaattaacataataatgttgtcttgggcataacgaatgcagtggacaaaagctgacaaaagacttcaaaatgaatgacacaAGCaacttcaaaacgaatgtaagcaattccagttgaaatgaaaaaggatttgtccaaccctaaatgttgaagatactcacatgCACAATGTGAAATACtgtagacactggaaattttcgttttccaaaggtggaaagctctaaaaggcatttctgtttcttcaaataaaaacttgatcgttcaacggcttagtaacctggcgtaATACCttgtgtttgcgtgcaagcatcatCAATtgtgttgcgtgaaaatgctagttggtaatgaatgttttttattctttatacaaacctggctgacttaaattcttttgcaaactttgtattgtttggtttatgagttttgttttgtttgtcatttgagaaattataagtcaaggaccaattgaACCTTGAACATTTTCGCATCGtttgcaagttattttcaaagattgactcctgcttcctgtgatgttgtgcttatcctctaaagccctttatccttgaacaacaaaacagattagtttgaggtttacattttcaattttctgagaactttttcgaaactcaaggacaaaatgcccgcatatacaacggatgctgaaccacaaaactattaaagcgcttgaggccctgatttttttgtgtatccacatttccagaaatcgaagaataaaAGATTATTATAAGTTTGAGCTCTTAACTGGGGTTAATGAGCCCTAAGGGAGTACTCATTTTTCCTCACTTGTCCCTAGCGTACTCTACTCTCGAGCTCCTCACCCTTGCAATCAAGGCTTGTCCAGTAGTCAAAAGCTCATTGTTTAGGTCAATGTACTTTCACTTTTACAATGTTAAAGCGGTTGCCAAAGCTTCCAGTAATTTTCCACAACATCACACGATTCTCACCTGTTTCACCTTATGTAAACCCCCCATTGATTAGTCAGCCACATTTTTGCTTTGCTCTTCAAGCAAGTACCTTGAGTTGCACTCTTTAAGATCGCTTTTTTCCCACCCTCCCACCCAACTGGAAGCTTTGTCTCCTTTAATTGCTATGGCTGTGCTTTGCCGTGCAAATTCTTTTATCATACTATTCTcatctattttattttagtttggTTATTTTTTCTCATGGTTCGTTATGTACATTATCATATCACGCATGTTACCACCGTtaactaaacaaaaaaacaaaaaaaaaattagctaaATTTAGAAAACTCAACACTAGGAGTGTCCATTTACATTTCTTACTATACTTATTGGTGGCAAGGAAGTGCACCCTGGGCTGCACTTTACCTCACAGTAGGTGGGACAGCCCTCCTTGGCGACAGGCCCAGATTGCTTACTCCAAGATGGTACAATTGCAACTCACCATCTGACCTATTCTAGAGACTCCTTCCAGAAGGGTACCCCTCTTCTGGTCCACCCTACATGTATGTTACATTCTAATGTAGGGTTGCCTCTAGAGACACCGCTACTCTAGGGGGTCCTCCGAGGGACACCGCTACCCTAGGGGGCATAGGCTCTGCCTTCCCTGCCACCcaaattttgccaaaaaataGTGATTAACATAATAACTAtaattgatttaaaaaataaatagataaaaggaGAATTTGTGTTCCTCCTTTTCTAGTTTTTCTAGGAGTAATCATCATTACCCTCAGTTGCCCTTGCCCCTCTCCTGGGTATGCGAATATCCCCCCGGCTTTCCCCACTTTTTATGTCACTGACCCTTAGGGACTCATTaagtgtcccatgaacatttgtGACCCTTCAcgcgaaaagggggcttatgaAAATTTCACGATCATGCCGATTTCACGGCAGACAACCGTGAAATTATATAAAGCAAGCTGAAATACCGTGAAATTCCTTTAAAATAGCGTGAACTCGGCGTGAAAATTTTTCATACCACCGTGAACTAGTTCACGCTGGGCAGTGAAAAAATTCACGCCGTGAAATAATTCACGCCGTGAAAAAATTCACGCCGTGGAAAAAAAAGTCTTcctcaaaattatttaatttcgtTATCAATACGTTGGGTTTGGATTTCTGGCAGATTTCGAGTGTCAAAGAAACATTGACGTGAACCCTTTGAcgatcattaatttttgtctacTGTAAAGTTGACTTACATGTAACTCAAGTGAAGAAACAACATGCACGCCGGCGACTGGATTTTGCGAGCATGTGAGTGCTGAGCATTTACCGGCAAGGACGAGCAGTGATCCAAACCTCTTTCCGAGATCACCAAGCATTAATGAATTATGAGCATTAATCTTTGGGGCAACTTGGAAAATCACAGCAACTCGCTTAATAGTATGTTTTTATTTAAGTGCGCCAAAGGGGGCGACTAACTGCTCAAAATACACTTAAATCCAAACATAGTACGAGTAATTTTTCCTAGAATCCGAGGCAGCGAGCAGCGCGTAAATTTTTACGAGAAAATCGAACAACATTATTCCCCAAAAAGGACTGTTCagtttgcaaaatctcagcggataaaTCCCTTTTTTAACCCACGTGACAGCATTTTTGGCCGCAGACCCTGATCGGGGGATGTCAATTTCATTGCGTATTTTTGACCAAACGTTGATTATGCAGAATTAAGGAGAATCCCTCGTATGGCCATATGGTGTCAAGTGCGCTTTTGGATGCTTCCCTCTCCTCCTACACTGATTTTTTTCAGTGTATTCGATTGTTTATGCTATTGGAGAAACTGTAATAAATAAACTGTTTTGCTCGCTAGCGTAATTCGTGTCAGTATCGTCATGAAACATTTTCATCCAAATTATAGATCGTCGTGCCatcaacaaagcaaaataatcGTACCAACTTTGATTTCGCCGAAATTAACGAAACGGCGCCCCATACAAACGTAAAACTTTTCACACAAGAGAAGATATAAATACCATTATTCGATTTCCGaagcaaaacattgtttttccttgtttaccGCAATTTTAATTCCAAAACTAGACCAAGAAATTTTCCTGTTATTCTGGATGGTGTAGCAACATAATTTCACGGCGTGAACATGAGTGAGTCCACGACGTGACTTCATTATTTTCACGGTCTTCAATTTCACGCCGTGAACTTTTTCACTCAGCATAGTGAAAAGAATTGGGGCAATAGTGAACACGCcgtgaaatttcaatttcacggcgtgaaatatTAAATTCACGGGCCGTGACCGTGAAATTTATTTCACGGTTCACTATGAAATccataagcccccttttcgcgtgaaaggtcacatttaacaaagaaattaagaaattgcttattttgccatcaaaaatggggtcgacttatacacgggtaaatacggtaaaatgaaaaacctcaacagcctgaagtcacaaaatgttgaaccagtatATTTGTTTAtaagtggtggtggtggtgctgggaaaagtCATTCGATCAAAACAATCTACCACTctgtagtaaaaacctatagacatgctccaatgaatcctgggAAACCAACAGTCTTAGTAGCAGCATCTATGGGAGTAGCAGGAATAAACTTTGATGGCACACACAGCATctgcaatacctaaaaatacaggtgatgatgtgggggaaaatccaggtcctacaatatttgatatcattgatatAATAGATGAGATATCAATGGTTGGTAACACTACTCTCCTCCATATTCATCAACGACTcaaaaaaagagatatttgataTTAACAACTCACAGCTTTTGCTGCAGTGGTATAAGTATAATTATTGTGAGCTCTTGGTGATTTATGCCAGCTACCTCTaattcaaagaaaattagtttttgataattacatgtatgcaaataaTGATTTTAATCTTTGTTACACAGTGGCTGtcggatcaatgatatcaaatattgtaggacctggattttcctccacatcatttgcttgccttataagcaatgggatgtaAATATTATAGCACATAAtttgtgtaaaccaaaacatcacctcattccactacttgtaatgtccaacaacttgttttaatgttggcaagtaaaacacatttaagtaaaacatcataagcatcaTATTCCAAAATTGCCTTCGCACAAGTGAAAAAGCATCCTTGGCTttgacaaaattgttgtgacagctgatccttgaccggtattgttcgattgttgttgccatgctggcggctagtagcagacaacagtaagagtatGAAATACTATTATTCAATGCAAGTATTTTTTatagtacaataactctttcagtttgaagTGTAACCCACACCGATAATTCAACCCGATAAATACTGGCTTTTAATTTTGAGAGCTTGTGAGATACATGTACTTGTGAGATAGTTGTGAGATATGTGGTGCAACCCACACCGGATTTCAAGCCAATAAatgcgaaagcgtcttagcttcagtgcagtccacactaaacacaagccgagtctagatatgttggcttgcgtgagtaaacaactcccgtatcgatatcACTGAGGAAAGTCTACTCAGTGACACctaaattaaaaaacaatttaaagaaCAACAAGGCAAGAAAGTGGaattaattttcgaaatgaaagaaagaaaaccaatcataaacagcacgacagagcaattttgaaacagaaataacttaccttgaacagttacaactaatttgcgatgGAAGGCTCttcaaaattttcccaaaacagggaaaacgactgCAGATTTAGTGCACAATGACGACTACACGCCAGAAGTAATGGCTGACACTTAACaatgggtgctttccattatgccaaaCCGACCGGTCAGAGATAAGTGGGAATACCGAAGGAAAATGGAACAACATTTTCCGATTACCATAATTTCTGGGCGATTACCGGCatcggccattttttgcaataacaagaaaaacatttcaacagattacccgcactaGCAGATAACCCacacccaaaaacaaaagaaattcgtgTACTCACAAAGTTATCTGCTCGAGTgataactttgagcttatactcAAAAGTAAAACTCTGACGTCCGCATTTAACCCCGGGCATTTTGACTCAAAATTGTTCGTGGCTACTCTTATCATAAATGATTGAAGTGTGTATTTCTCATTCAGTCAATTACCTTTTTATAATGTTTTGAATCAAATAAAAACTTCAACCATTGGcaatatacagtttttaggaacagtttcattaatgacttttatattttttccctacttacggttttaaaactataccggaagattttaaaattatcacattacccgcaccttcctataACCCTCACCAAGAACTGTTTGCGGAAAAATATTTAACACGTTATTTACCTGTGGGTAAtcgcccggaaattacggtaaacTGGGGCAACCAATAGGAATGGCTCTTGCCCCTTTTTATTCCTTTTCTGAATTCCCTAATTAGAGCAAAGAACCAGTATGTCAAAAATGGAACGGCAAATTTCGGTCGGAATATTCCAACCGAAATAAGtggaccacctccagaggtgatGAAGGTAAGgtaaggagcaaggatggcacagtcggttagtgtgcGGCCTtcgtgcaagaggtcctgagttcgatccccggatctcacatccttgtttcggcttctttcctttcagtgtagcctaagtagctttaaatacccgtaaaaaggagcactgatggagaggggggagtaaaatgagcgcaccgtcgacctcaggtttgtcagttgaattactgtcaTGACTAAtcaacgttaaatatggttgctttaccttactttactttactttatccCGAATATTCCGGTTGGAAGAAACCGaaatggacctttccatttgatttctgaccgaaatttccggaatctTTGGCATAAGGGAAAGCACCCGGCCCTcacaattactagtacccagtctacatGCCAGGCTATTTATACTCTCAGAGATCTGTCATGTGTcatctcgtcctcaaagtgacaaactgactgactgacaaagatctgcctctgacttaggggtctgtATGCATAaaatgcataagaccccaaaaagcAGGCCTTTGGTAACTTATATGGCAAAGCTGGATACTTCCAGGTAGTGTAAAGACTTGCGTGCTTggccaaaaataaaataaaaatgtcattcGCTTGGGAATCAGTTTGATGTAAACATGCAAATATGCTTTGTTGCAAATTTCATGCTTCTAAAGCAAAGTTGTATGGTTACTAGTTGTAGTATCAACAAATTGTTCACTGATCTCACTCCAATGATAAGTTGAGTTTTTATCCCTACTGGTTGTTTTGGTTGATGTAAATTCGAAGACCAATTCTCTGGGAAGTATGAAGCGTCAACATAGGAGAACAAAGAAACTATTTTAATTCAGTAATCAAAACGATTTCAAATGTAGATAATGttgcaaataaattaaaagtGAACATTCAAGACATCTCTTCTCATTTGTCGTTATTGGTTGTTGCGGAGCATCGAAGGTGGGACATCTCACAACTTCTCACATGACAAATCTGGCACTCCAAATGGTCATGTGAGCAAGTTGAAAATTCAAATGCAATCCATAATTTTTTTTCGGGGTGcaaacagttttatttttgtgatttcgGTAGCATCACAAATTAAAAGGATTATCACAGTGGCAGTTACTGCATGGTGAGATGTGGAAAATCGTAAACACTGGCTTATATCGCAGATAAGCCACACTCCTAGTTTAGCAACTTACAgtagattttgaaaaaaaaaaattgaaagaaattaaaataaatcaaaagtgGAGTCTTGACAAATATGTCTCACATGTAAATGCactgtttcttcaagtttcttgcacaTGTCAACCCGCGTATTAACTCACTAACatttaaaacagaaaatacTAAAACTCTTTCCTATAATTTTGACTCTCTAATAGTATGAAAATCTGACTAGGACATAAATTTGATCTCTTGCATTTTTAATCCAGTAGTTTTCATTCCTGTCCATTTCTCATTAGAATTTACGTCCACCAACACCATGCATGACTAACGTTTTGCTTCGTTTTTGGCTTAGAAGGTTTAATCATGGTGTAAGCTGAAACAAGAAcagctcttttaggagccaccaaactcGCAAAAGCAATGATCAATTCGTAATGTGGTATAGTTTTATGAAGTTCTTATTAATTTGCTGCACGTACAGGTCTATACAGACTTAAGAATTTTCGCTAAActtgttaatttatgcaaatttacggCATGGTGTCTAGATcttctcgcagataagccgcatccCTGATTTGATCCgaaatttttgagcaaaaaggtgcggcttatacgccAGTGTTTACGGTATATTGCTTATGATGGAAAGATGATCAGCTGTAACTTCCCTCATACATGTAC encodes the following:
- the LOC137972485 gene encoding ankyrin repeat domain-containing protein 1-like, giving the protein MKRQGKKKEQNGSANGDSLQVPENQTVDNDDIPLVLVNNGTESAGTRKRSRAISRVSMSSDDEATKEKQGEEFLGQKSTMLHQLILNGKVEEIRKLLTKGTSVNTRDKSGKTPLHTAILSKQHTIVDMLLNHGADVTVTDDAGDTPLHTAIYVGSERLVLHRA